The proteins below are encoded in one region of Aquificaceae bacterium:
- a CDS encoding UbiX family flavin prenyltransferase, with protein MSNKIVVCITGASGAIYGYRLLQVLSSMDFEIDLIVSSSGWVVLKQELDLTKADILREFSKVRLIPEKDIANPVASGSRLIFYRGVVVAPCSMSTLSHVACGTNQNLIHRVCEVALKERVPLVLLVREAPYSLVHLKNMLEVSQAGAIVMPASPGFYHRPKSLQELVDFVVGKVLDSLRIEHNLYRRWRE; from the coding sequence ATGTCAAACAAGATAGTAGTATGCATCACAGGAGCAAGCGGTGCCATATATGGCTATAGACTCTTACAGGTTCTAAGTTCAATGGACTTTGAGATAGACCTTATAGTCTCCTCTTCTGGCTGGGTGGTTCTAAAGCAAGAGCTTGACCTAACCAAGGCAGATATACTCAGGGAGTTTTCAAAGGTAAGGCTCATTCCAGAAAAGGACATAGCCAATCCAGTAGCCAGTGGTTCAAGGCTTATCTTTTATAGGGGTGTGGTGGTAGCACCCTGCTCCATGAGCACTCTCTCTCATGTAGCCTGTGGGACTAACCAAAACCTTATCCACAGAGTATGCGAAGTAGCCCTAAAGGAAAGAGTTCCTCTTGTTTTGTTGGTAAGAGAAGCACCCTATTCTTTGGTTCATCTTAAAAACATGCTTGAAGTTTCACAAGCAGGTGCAATAGTCATGCCCGCAAGCCCGGGTTTTTATCACAGACCCAAAAGCTTGCAAGAGCTTGTAGACTTTGTAGTGGGTAAGGTGCTTGATAGTTTGAGGATAGAGCATAACCTATACAGAAGGTGGAGGGAATA